The following proteins come from a genomic window of Hymenobacter canadensis:
- a CDS encoding DUF4349 domain-containing protein, which yields MLATSCADHPAEPAGEVEAAGEARPAVMMAPSSAQYEESVDKLEVAPEAPVPPPPGGLGAPATNGATPAATRKLVYHAEVQIKVADLALANQQVDSLIRAFGAYAEEISETRVDERWQHEVKLRVAPARFEALLSGLNRLGTLRHKELSTDDVTTQHADISARLRSKRALEQRYLALLGQARKVADILEIEENMGEIRENIEATESRLRTLDNEVAYSTITLNYYQELARPTPDQPVLSFGSRLLESFYSGWQLLTNLVLGVVANWPLVALLGLAVAMLRVWRQRRRGAA from the coding sequence TTGCTTGCAACATCTTGCGCCGACCACCCCGCCGAACCGGCCGGAGAAGTGGAAGCCGCCGGTGAAGCGCGGCCCGCCGTGATGATGGCACCTTCCTCTGCTCAGTACGAAGAATCGGTGGACAAGCTGGAAGTGGCGCCTGAAGCACCCGTTCCACCACCGCCCGGCGGCCTAGGCGCACCTGCTACCAATGGGGCCACTCCCGCGGCCACCCGCAAGCTGGTGTACCATGCCGAAGTCCAGATAAAAGTAGCCGACCTGGCCCTTGCCAATCAGCAGGTAGATAGCCTCATCCGCGCGTTTGGGGCCTACGCGGAGGAAATATCGGAAACCCGCGTAGACGAACGGTGGCAGCACGAGGTGAAGCTTCGGGTGGCGCCGGCCCGCTTCGAGGCCCTGCTCAGCGGCCTCAACCGCCTGGGCACCCTCCGCCACAAAGAGCTCAGCACTGACGACGTAACCACGCAGCACGCCGATATATCGGCGCGGCTACGCTCCAAACGGGCACTGGAACAACGCTATCTAGCCTTGCTGGGCCAGGCGCGCAAGGTGGCGGACATTCTGGAAATCGAGGAGAACATGGGCGAAATCCGGGAGAACATTGAAGCCACCGAAAGCCGCCTGCGCACCCTCGACAACGAGGTGGCCTACTCCACCATCACGCTGAACTACTACCAAGAACTGGCGCGCCCTACTCCTGACCAGCCGGTACTGTCGTTTGGAAGCCGGTTGCTGGAATCTTTCTACAGCGGCTGGCAACTGCTCACCAATCTGGTGCTGGGCGTGGTAGCCAACTGGCCGCTGGTTGCGTTGCTGGGGCTGGCCGTGGCAATGCTGCGCGTATGGCGGCAGCGGCGCCGAGGGGCAGCCTGA
- the murA gene encoding UDP-N-acetylglucosamine 1-carboxyvinyltransferase, producing MASFEVIGGHPLKGEIVPQGAKNEALQILCAVLLTPEAVTISNIPDIRDVNKLIELLRDMGVKVGKLASDTYRFQADAVNLDYLDTPEFIAQAGALRGSVMILGPMLTRFGKCQLPKPGGDKIGRRPMDTHFLGLEKLGGKLTLEGTDFYRIKADNGLTGAYMMLDEASVTGTANILMAAALAQGTTTIYNAACEPYLQQLCKMLVRMGAKINGIGSNLLTIEGVQSLGGTEHRMLPDMIEIGSFIGLAAMTGSEITIKDCQIPELGIIPDTFRKLGIKLEFRGDDIHIPAQDHYEIATYLDGSILTVSDHTWPGFTPDLLSIVLVVATQAKGTVLIHQKMFESRLFFVDKLIDMGAQVILCDPHRATVIGLDQRQKLRGISMTSPDIRAGVALLIAALSAEGRSVIENVEQIDRGYQYIDQRLTALGAKIRRL from the coding sequence ATGGCTTCATTTGAAGTAATCGGCGGGCATCCGCTGAAGGGTGAAATTGTGCCGCAGGGCGCCAAAAACGAAGCCCTGCAAATCCTCTGCGCCGTTCTGCTTACGCCGGAGGCCGTCACGATTTCCAATATCCCCGACATCCGCGACGTCAACAAGCTGATTGAGCTGCTGCGCGACATGGGCGTGAAGGTGGGCAAGCTGGCTTCCGACACCTACCGCTTCCAGGCCGACGCCGTCAACCTCGACTACCTCGATACACCTGAGTTCATTGCTCAGGCCGGCGCGCTGCGTGGCTCGGTGATGATTCTGGGCCCGATGCTGACCCGCTTCGGCAAGTGCCAACTGCCCAAGCCCGGCGGCGACAAAATAGGCCGCCGGCCGATGGATACGCACTTCCTGGGCCTGGAGAAGCTGGGCGGCAAGCTCACGCTGGAAGGCACCGACTTCTACCGCATCAAGGCCGACAACGGCCTGACCGGCGCCTACATGATGCTGGACGAAGCCTCGGTAACCGGCACGGCCAACATTTTGATGGCCGCCGCGCTGGCCCAGGGCACCACTACCATCTACAACGCCGCCTGCGAGCCGTATCTGCAGCAGCTGTGCAAGATGCTGGTGCGCATGGGCGCGAAAATCAACGGTATCGGCTCCAACCTGCTCACCATTGAAGGCGTGCAAAGCCTCGGCGGCACCGAGCACCGCATGCTGCCCGACATGATTGAAATCGGCTCCTTTATTGGGCTGGCGGCCATGACGGGCTCGGAAATCACCATCAAGGACTGCCAGATTCCGGAGCTGGGCATCATCCCCGACACATTCCGCAAGCTGGGCATCAAGCTGGAGTTCCGCGGCGACGACATCCACATTCCGGCCCAGGACCACTACGAAATTGCCACCTACCTCGACGGCTCCATCCTGACGGTTTCCGACCACACCTGGCCCGGCTTCACGCCCGATCTGCTCAGCATTGTGCTGGTGGTGGCCACCCAGGCCAAAGGCACGGTGCTCATTCACCAGAAGATGTTCGAGTCGCGCCTGTTCTTTGTCGACAAGCTCATCGACATGGGCGCCCAAGTGATTCTCTGCGACCCGCACCGCGCCACCGTCATCGGCCTCGACCAGCGCCAGAAGCTGCGCGGCATCAGCATGACCTCCCCCGATATCCGGGCCGGCGTGGCCCTGCTGATTGCGGCCCTCTCCGCCGAAGGCCGCAGCGTGATTGAGAACGTGGAGCAGATTGACCGCGGCTACCAGTACATCGACCAGCGCCTCACGGCCCTCGGCGCCAAGATTCGCCGGCTGTAG
- a CDS encoding DUF4290 domain-containing protein produces MPLPILHKHELLQREYGQTTFQLIQGLREVEDKAERTRRATQIVQLIFRLQPSLRDQPNSQEKVWNHLYEMADEDLDIDAPFQLKGLKELHQQPKPLAYPEKNLKLRAYGRGVELMVEKALTLEDPTEREQATITIGRTMKFLYRSHNKENAKDVTILKHLKDLSGGQLTLDPATVEAQSLFEMAAAPAATAGARPAPFIVPQPRQEREGRRGGNGGSGGNGNRRDKQRRGGKKGRQEQQQPPQ; encoded by the coding sequence ATGCCCCTTCCCATCTTACATAAACACGAGCTGCTCCAGCGCGAGTACGGCCAAACCACTTTCCAGCTCATCCAGGGCCTGCGCGAAGTGGAAGACAAGGCCGAGCGCACGCGCCGCGCCACGCAGATCGTGCAGCTGATTTTCCGGCTGCAGCCCAGCCTACGCGACCAGCCCAACTCCCAGGAAAAAGTCTGGAACCACCTCTACGAGATGGCCGACGAAGACCTGGACATTGACGCGCCCTTCCAGTTGAAAGGCCTGAAAGAGCTGCACCAGCAGCCCAAGCCCCTGGCCTACCCCGAGAAAAACCTCAAGCTGCGCGCCTACGGCCGCGGTGTAGAGCTGATGGTGGAAAAGGCCCTCACGCTGGAAGACCCCACGGAACGCGAGCAGGCCACCATCACCATCGGCCGCACGATGAAGTTTCTGTACCGCTCGCACAACAAGGAAAACGCCAAGGACGTCACGATCCTCAAGCACCTGAAAGACCTGTCCGGCGGCCAGCTCACCCTGGACCCGGCCACCGTGGAAGCGCAGAGCCTGTTTGAAATGGCCGCCGCTCCGGCAGCCACAGCCGGTGCCCGCCCGGCTCCGTTCATTGTGCCCCAGCCGCGCCAGGAGCGCGAAGGCCGCCGCGGCGGCAACGGTGGTAGTGGCGGCAACGGCAACCGCCGCGACAAGCAGCGCCGCGGGGGCAAAAAAGGCCGCCAGGAGCAGCAGCAGCCCCCACAATAG
- a CDS encoding ATP-dependent helicase: MGLDYHSLLNPSQAAAVMQIEGPCMIIAGAGSGKTRVLTYRIANLLEQGVDPFNVLALTFTNKAAKEMRARIEKVVGTNAKNLWMGTFHSIFARILRSEADKMGYPRSFTIYDTQDSKTLIGQILKEMELDDKLYKPNMVLGRISSAKNKLISVQQYLNDPVIRQDDEAALRPKLGAIYQQYAARCFKAGAMDFDDLLYQTNVLFREHPDVLNKYQNMFRYVMVDEYQDTNYSQYLIARKLAAKERNICVVGDDAQSIYAFRGADIQNILNFEKDYPELQVFKLEQNYRSTKNIVWAANSVIKNNQAQLRKDVFSDNEEGPLIEVLKAASDNEEGKLVAQSIYEDKMNQHLSYDDFAILYRTNAQSRAMEESLRKLNIKYKIVGGLSFYQRKEIKDLVAYLRLTVNPNDEQALRRVINYPKRGIGDTTIAKLINAAEESNHTIWEVVANADQFLPARAANPIVDFAEKIKAYTAVAAKEDAFEAAKFIAKNSGMIEELYADKSIEGLSRYENIQELLNGVKAFVEDPEREEKTLGAFLQDIALVTDADTKDAQAEGEQVTMMTIHSAKGLEFRNVYIVGMEENLFPSQMMITSRADLEEERRLFYVAITRAEKKLTLSYATSRYQWGNLRSCEKSRFLDEIDPKYVDFKYSAGPGPDRAGPGESPFGHVFERRSNLIPPAPRKTAATKYVAPADFVPSDTSNLQTGQRVEHPKFGFGQVTKLETVQGSTKAIINFDEVGEKTLLLSFAKLRVLG; this comes from the coding sequence ATGGGACTCGATTATCACTCGTTACTGAACCCCTCGCAGGCGGCCGCCGTGATGCAAATCGAAGGCCCTTGCATGATTATAGCTGGCGCGGGCTCGGGCAAAACCCGGGTGCTCACCTACCGCATTGCCAATCTGTTGGAGCAAGGCGTCGATCCGTTCAATGTGCTGGCCCTCACCTTCACCAACAAGGCCGCCAAGGAAATGCGCGCCCGGATTGAGAAGGTGGTTGGCACGAACGCCAAGAACCTGTGGATGGGCACCTTCCACAGCATCTTCGCGCGTATTCTGCGCTCTGAGGCCGACAAGATGGGCTACCCCCGCTCCTTCACCATCTACGATACTCAGGACAGCAAAACCCTCATCGGGCAGATTCTGAAGGAAATGGAGCTCGACGACAAGCTCTACAAGCCCAATATGGTGCTGGGGCGCATTTCGTCGGCCAAAAACAAGCTGATTTCGGTGCAGCAGTACCTCAACGACCCCGTTATCCGGCAGGACGACGAGGCGGCGCTGCGGCCCAAGCTGGGCGCCATCTATCAGCAGTATGCCGCTCGTTGCTTCAAGGCCGGGGCCATGGACTTCGACGACCTGCTCTACCAGACCAACGTGCTGTTCCGGGAGCACCCCGACGTGCTGAACAAGTACCAGAACATGTTCCGGTACGTGATGGTGGACGAGTACCAGGACACCAACTACTCCCAGTACCTGATTGCGCGCAAGCTGGCCGCCAAGGAGCGCAACATCTGCGTGGTCGGCGACGACGCGCAGAGCATCTATGCCTTCCGGGGCGCCGACATTCAGAACATACTGAATTTCGAGAAAGACTACCCTGAGCTGCAGGTGTTCAAGCTGGAGCAGAACTACCGCTCCACCAAGAACATCGTGTGGGCGGCCAACTCGGTTATCAAAAACAACCAGGCCCAGTTGCGCAAGGACGTGTTTTCCGACAACGAGGAAGGCCCGCTGATTGAGGTACTGAAGGCCGCCTCCGACAACGAGGAAGGCAAGCTGGTGGCCCAGAGCATCTACGAGGACAAGATGAACCAGCATCTGTCGTACGACGACTTTGCCATCCTGTACCGCACCAACGCCCAAAGCCGGGCCATGGAGGAATCGTTGCGCAAGCTCAACATCAAGTACAAGATTGTCGGTGGCCTGAGCTTCTACCAGCGCAAGGAAATTAAGGATTTGGTGGCCTACCTGCGCCTCACGGTGAACCCCAACGACGAGCAGGCCTTGCGCCGCGTGATAAACTACCCCAAGCGCGGCATCGGCGACACGACCATTGCCAAGCTCATCAACGCGGCCGAGGAAAGCAACCACACCATCTGGGAAGTGGTGGCCAACGCCGACCAGTTTCTGCCCGCCCGCGCCGCCAACCCGATTGTGGACTTCGCCGAGAAAATCAAGGCCTACACGGCCGTGGCGGCCAAGGAAGACGCCTTCGAGGCCGCCAAGTTCATTGCCAAGAACTCGGGCATGATTGAGGAGCTCTACGCCGATAAAAGCATTGAGGGCCTGAGCCGCTACGAGAACATCCAGGAACTATTGAACGGCGTGAAGGCTTTCGTGGAAGACCCCGAGCGTGAGGAAAAAACGCTGGGCGCCTTCCTGCAGGACATTGCCCTGGTGACCGACGCCGACACCAAGGACGCCCAGGCCGAGGGCGAGCAGGTGACCATGATGACCATTCACTCGGCCAAGGGCCTGGAGTTCCGCAACGTCTACATCGTGGGCATGGAGGAAAACCTGTTTCCGAGCCAGATGATGATAACCTCCCGCGCCGACCTGGAGGAGGAGCGCCGCCTGTTCTACGTGGCCATCACGCGGGCCGAGAAAAAACTGACGCTCAGCTACGCCACCTCCCGCTACCAGTGGGGCAACCTGCGCAGCTGCGAGAAAAGCCGCTTCCTCGACGAAATCGACCCGAAGTATGTGGACTTCAAGTACTCGGCCGGCCCCGGGCCCGACCGCGCCGGACCGGGTGAGTCGCCGTTTGGGCACGTATTTGAGCGCCGCTCGAACCTGATTCCGCCGGCGCCGCGTAAGACAGCCGCCACCAAGTACGTGGCACCGGCTGATTTCGTACCTTCCGACACCAGCAACCTGCAGACCGGCCAGCGCGTCGAGCACCCCAAGTTCGGCTTCGGCCAGGTAACCAAGCTGGAAACCGTGCAGGGCTCCACCAAAGCCATCATCAACTTCGACGAGGTCGGCGAGAAGACGTTATTGCTGAGTTTTGCGAAATTGCGCGTGCTGGGCTAA
- a CDS encoding glycosyltransferase family 4 protein gives MLTSVKTKFPLSILCLSDSWGGLELNTARFAGWMQQRGWPVQVITRAGSPLAVRAAELGLLVVPFENRWKALDVPAARRLVGVLRAFGTGALLITRNADLGVAVLAKRLYSPGMPLVYQQHMQLGLAKRGLVHTLRYKALAAWLAPLPGLARQVLEKTRLAPEKLHVVPLGVELDKFMDEQLTTTEARRQLHLELPAGAVLLGLIGRFDDGKGQDFLVEALARLRPRFPQLHLLLVGEPTRNEGTAYYEALLTRIRELGLTDAVHLRGFTPQPEVAYRALDVSITASTNETYGMVTIEALAAGRPVVGAAAGGTRELLADNRTGLLFELRNEAAFAACIERLLTEPGLAERLGAAGQAEALATYAHTRQCELTEQVLWRLG, from the coding sequence GTGCTTACTTCCGTCAAAACCAAGTTTCCGCTGTCCATTCTGTGCCTGTCGGATAGTTGGGGCGGGCTGGAGTTGAATACGGCTCGGTTTGCCGGCTGGATGCAGCAGCGGGGCTGGCCCGTGCAGGTAATCACCCGCGCCGGCTCCCCGCTAGCCGTCCGGGCCGCCGAGCTGGGCCTGCTCGTAGTGCCGTTCGAGAACCGCTGGAAAGCCCTCGACGTGCCCGCCGCCCGCCGGCTGGTCGGGGTACTGCGCGCATTCGGCACCGGCGCCCTGCTCATCACCCGCAACGCCGATCTGGGCGTGGCCGTGCTGGCCAAACGGCTGTACAGTCCCGGTATGCCGCTGGTGTATCAGCAGCACATGCAGCTGGGGCTGGCCAAGCGCGGGCTGGTGCACACGCTGCGCTACAAGGCCCTGGCCGCCTGGCTCGCGCCGCTGCCCGGCCTGGCCCGACAGGTGCTCGAGAAAACCCGGCTGGCTCCCGAAAAGCTGCACGTAGTGCCTCTGGGTGTGGAGCTGGACAAGTTTATGGACGAGCAGCTAACCACCACCGAAGCCCGCCGCCAGCTACACCTGGAGCTGCCCGCCGGGGCCGTGCTGCTGGGCCTAATCGGGCGGTTTGATGATGGCAAGGGGCAGGATTTTCTGGTGGAGGCATTGGCCCGGCTACGGCCCCGGTTCCCGCAGCTGCACCTGCTGCTCGTCGGGGAGCCCACCCGCAATGAAGGCACTGCCTACTACGAGGCCCTGCTCACCCGCATCCGGGAGCTGGGCCTGACCGATGCCGTGCACCTGCGCGGCTTCACGCCCCAGCCCGAAGTCGCCTACCGCGCCCTCGACGTTTCCATCACGGCTTCTACCAATGAAACCTACGGCATGGTGACCATTGAGGCCCTGGCAGCCGGCCGGCCGGTGGTGGGCGCGGCGGCCGGCGGTACCCGGGAGCTGCTGGCCGACAACCGCACCGGCCTGCTGTTCGAACTGCGCAACGAAGCCGCGTTTGCCGCCTGCATCGAGCGGCTATTGACGGAGCCCGGTTTGGCCGAGCGGCTGGGGGCGGCAGGGCAGGCCGAGGCGTTGGCCACGTACGCCCACACCCGGCAGTGCGAGCTAACGGAACAAGTGCTGTGGCGGCTGGGGTAA
- a CDS encoding DUF3109 family protein codes for MIQIQNTLISDDVRDNFFVCNLEACKGACCVEGDLGAPLEDAELAILEQEYANIKPFLTEAGQQAIEAQGLYIKDWEGDFSTTTINDRECAYALYDERGILKCGIEQAYLAGATSFKKPISCHLYPIRITKYDGFEALNYDRWSICSPACSFGANLGVRVYQFLKEPLIRKYGEDWYGELVHEIEHGSPAE; via the coding sequence ATGATCCAGATCCAGAACACCCTGATTTCCGACGACGTTCGGGACAATTTCTTCGTTTGTAACCTCGAAGCCTGCAAGGGGGCCTGTTGCGTGGAAGGCGACCTGGGCGCGCCGCTCGAAGACGCCGAGCTGGCCATCCTGGAGCAGGAATACGCCAACATCAAGCCCTTCCTTACCGAGGCCGGCCAGCAGGCCATCGAGGCGCAGGGTCTGTATATCAAGGACTGGGAAGGCGACTTCAGCACCACCACCATCAACGACCGGGAGTGCGCCTACGCCCTCTACGACGAGCGGGGTATCCTGAAATGCGGCATCGAGCAGGCCTACCTGGCCGGCGCCACCAGCTTCAAAAAGCCCATCAGCTGCCACCTGTACCCCATCCGCATCACCAAGTATGACGGCTTTGAGGCCCTCAACTACGACCGGTGGAGCATCTGCTCACCGGCCTGCAGCTTCGGCGCTAACTTGGGCGTGCGCGTCTATCAGTTCCTGAAGGAACCGCTCATCCGCAAGTACGGCGAGGACTGGTACGGCGAACTGGTGCACGAAATTGAGCACGGCAGCCCCGCCGAATAA
- a CDS encoding alpha-amylase encodes MRKMNALALWGLAAAGLLAQACTKDAVQPTAAPSAAPATQSAVVTNGVMMQAFYWDVPITNTQGTWWQVLGSKAAELKAAGITALWLPPAYKGGSQSDVGYGVYDRYDLGEFNQKGTVATRYGTLGQLQTAIGAMKGQGLQVYEDMVMNHMTWADAQENVNGNLVYTKFNFPGRGNTHSSYKWSFNNFTGTQQAPNNGWYQWKSWDFQPYANNDAYDNLLGSEIQYNNNAANQTETINWGNWITTKMSLDGYRLDATKHIYTPYVNQWLDAVKTNGRFAVSEAWFRNLQDLKNYAAATGGRTSLFDVPLHYTFQDMSNGNGAWDMRGLQFAGFTESNPTLSVSFVDNHDTDHPGALYSPVTNLKMLAYAYILTRANGYPCVFYKDYYNYGLGNQIKTLNGIRQANAYGAAAEYTSINDADVYVYSRAGDATHKGLLMLLNDGSTARTKTITTPFKSATLTDKTGNNTGTVTTDANGNGNFPVNARSYSVWVPGGTVTTPPSTTTTAVSFNVTYSGTTSGQDVYVLGSTAQLGAWNAANAIKLSGTAYPVWKGTLNLTSGTSVQYKYIRKDAAGNVLYEGGANRTFTPTGTSQTRTETWQ; translated from the coding sequence ATGAGAAAAATGAACGCGCTGGCCCTATGGGGGCTGGCTGCCGCAGGACTGCTTGCGCAAGCCTGCACCAAGGATGCGGTGCAGCCCACGGCAGCCCCAAGCGCCGCCCCGGCCACGCAGAGTGCCGTGGTGACCAATGGCGTGATGATGCAGGCCTTCTACTGGGATGTCCCCATTACCAACACGCAAGGCACCTGGTGGCAGGTGCTGGGCTCCAAAGCCGCCGAGTTGAAAGCAGCCGGCATCACAGCTTTATGGCTACCCCCGGCGTACAAAGGCGGCAGCCAGAGCGACGTCGGCTACGGCGTGTATGACCGCTACGACCTGGGCGAGTTCAACCAGAAAGGCACCGTGGCCACGCGCTACGGCACCCTCGGGCAGTTGCAGACTGCAATTGGGGCCATGAAGGGCCAGGGCCTGCAGGTGTACGAGGACATGGTGATGAACCACATGACCTGGGCCGACGCGCAGGAAAACGTGAACGGCAACCTGGTGTACACCAAGTTCAACTTCCCGGGCCGCGGCAACACCCACAGCAGCTATAAGTGGAGCTTCAACAACTTCACCGGCACGCAGCAGGCGCCTAACAACGGCTGGTACCAGTGGAAAAGCTGGGACTTCCAGCCCTACGCCAACAACGACGCCTACGACAACCTGCTGGGCTCGGAAATCCAGTACAACAACAACGCCGCCAACCAGACTGAAACCATCAACTGGGGTAACTGGATTACCACCAAGATGAGCCTCGACGGCTACCGCCTCGATGCCACCAAGCACATCTACACGCCCTACGTGAACCAGTGGCTGGACGCGGTGAAAACCAACGGCCGCTTTGCCGTGAGCGAGGCTTGGTTCCGCAACCTGCAGGACCTGAAAAACTACGCCGCCGCCACCGGGGGCCGCACCAGCCTCTTCGACGTGCCGCTGCACTACACCTTCCAGGACATGAGCAACGGCAACGGCGCCTGGGACATGCGCGGGCTGCAGTTCGCCGGTTTCACCGAGTCGAACCCGACGCTGTCGGTGAGCTTCGTGGACAACCACGATACCGACCACCCCGGCGCCCTGTACTCGCCCGTGACCAACCTCAAGATGCTGGCCTACGCCTACATCCTGACCCGCGCCAACGGCTACCCCTGCGTGTTCTACAAGGACTACTACAACTACGGCCTCGGCAACCAGATCAAAACCCTGAACGGCATCCGCCAGGCCAACGCCTACGGTGCCGCCGCCGAGTACACCAGCATCAACGACGCCGACGTGTACGTGTACTCCCGCGCCGGCGACGCCACCCACAAGGGCCTGTTGATGCTGCTCAACGACGGCAGCACGGCCCGTACCAAAACCATCACCACGCCCTTCAAGAGCGCCACCCTCACCGACAAGACCGGCAACAACACCGGCACCGTGACCACCGATGCCAACGGCAACGGCAACTTCCCGGTGAATGCCCGCAGCTACTCGGTGTGGGTGCCCGGCGGCACCGTCACGACGCCTCCCTCCACCACTACCACGGCTGTTTCGTTTAACGTGACGTACAGCGGCACCACTTCGGGGCAGGATGTGTACGTGCTGGGCAGCACCGCCCAGCTCGGCGCCTGGAACGCGGCCAACGCCATCAAGCTGAGCGGCACCGCCTATCCGGTTTGGAAAGGCACCCTCAACCTGACCAGCGGCACCAGCGTGCAGTACAAGTACATCCGCAAGGATGCGGCTGGCAACGTACTGTACGAAGGCGGCGCCAACCGCACCTTCACGCCCACCGGCACCAGCCAGACGCGCACCGAAACCTGGCAGTAA